One region of Burkholderia pyrrocinia genomic DNA includes:
- a CDS encoding ABC transporter permease — protein sequence MSRPLDRQPQAAGGAAFALPPAASDAQFWLRWGALLAFAAVFAAFAASSPLFLTVANLANVLQQSVVIGLLGFGLTVVLIGGGPDPIRGGLDLSVAANLGLCAAVQAVALRDGATDGAALALMLATGAAVGALNAFAVIVLRIFPLLATLTTMNLCAGFELVLTQNTSVAAASPLLAFLLDNGPFDIPHLAYALPGAALLFTVLVHRTRFGLRLAATGAHRHAARAAGLRVNAYVAASYVLSGIAAALAALASSALLSGSAPGAGENLLAVVAAALLGVVFSRRLVPTVPGTLLAVLFVGIVGNGFQLDNVSSYWINGVEGALILFVVATTAVIRRRHTEDHAHD from the coding sequence ATGAGCCGGCCGCTCGACCGCCAGCCGCAGGCAGCCGGCGGCGCCGCTTTCGCGCTGCCGCCGGCTGCATCGGACGCGCAATTCTGGCTGCGCTGGGGCGCACTGCTGGCGTTCGCGGCGGTGTTCGCGGCATTCGCCGCCAGTTCGCCGCTCTTTCTGACGGTTGCGAATCTCGCGAACGTGCTGCAGCAATCCGTCGTGATCGGCTTGCTCGGCTTCGGCCTGACGGTCGTGCTGATCGGCGGCGGCCCGGACCCGATCCGCGGCGGCCTCGACCTGTCGGTCGCGGCGAACCTGGGCCTGTGCGCGGCCGTGCAGGCAGTCGCGCTGCGCGACGGCGCGACGGATGGCGCGGCGCTCGCACTGATGCTCGCCACCGGCGCGGCCGTCGGCGCGCTGAACGCGTTCGCGGTGATCGTGCTGCGCATCTTCCCGCTGCTCGCCACGCTGACGACGATGAACCTGTGCGCCGGCTTCGAACTGGTGCTGACGCAAAACACGTCGGTCGCGGCGGCAAGCCCGCTGCTGGCTTTCCTGCTCGACAACGGCCCGTTCGATATCCCGCATCTCGCGTACGCGCTGCCGGGCGCCGCACTGCTGTTTACCGTGCTGGTTCACCGGACCCGCTTCGGCCTGCGGCTCGCCGCGACCGGTGCGCATCGCCACGCCGCGCGCGCCGCCGGGCTGCGCGTGAACGCCTATGTCGCGGCCAGCTACGTGCTGAGCGGGATCGCGGCCGCACTCGCCGCGCTCGCGTCGAGCGCGTTGCTGAGCGGCAGCGCGCCCGGCGCCGGCGAAAACCTGCTGGCCGTCGTCGCGGCCGCGCTGCTCGGCGTCGTGTTCTCGCGGCGGCTCGTGCCGACGGTGCCGGGTACGCTGCTCGCCGTGCTGTTCGTCGGCATCGTCGGCAACGGCTTTCAGCTCGACAACGTCTCGAGCTACTGGATCAACGGCGTCGAAGGCGCGTTGATTCTGTTCGTCGTCGCGACGACCGCCGTGATTCGGCGCCGCCATACGGAAGACCATGCCCATGACTGA
- a CDS encoding sugar ABC transporter ATP-binding protein, which yields MSTGAGPSALALRGIVKRFDGVPALRGASLDVPRGTVHGLIGQNGAGKSTLIRILAGIDAADAGTLEIDGVARPLAADGSHAPSSGIEFIHQERLLPATFTVAEALALGREPAFGAGVPGLLDMRRMRRTAHDALQRHFGIALPPDRLIAELSVAERQIVQITRALMRDPRILVLDEPTAALVSREVDRLLQTLDRLRQRGLTILYVSHYLDEIATLCDRVTVLRDGVDVAHVDARTTSTEALVAAMLGTDAASRPRGPSRVPGEPVLQVTGLSVRGRFDDVSFDVRRGEIVGMTGLLGSGGKQVVRSLFGLERGMRGEIGIDGRVARLRGPRDAVRHGIAFVPEDRRSHGVAPALSVRENVTLASLGRFSRAGLLARRREDDAVRRLIADLGIRTPGPDAPVRQLSGGNQQKVALAKWLSRGAERTSPVYLLDEPTVGVDIGAKAEIYRLLDRLARDGAAILLFSSDLLELLELTDRVLVMARGRIVHEVATRDTTRQDLLAWASGARGRTPPREIAA from the coding sequence ATGAGCACCGGCGCGGGCCCGTCCGCGCTGGCGCTGCGCGGGATCGTCAAGCGGTTCGACGGAGTGCCGGCGTTGCGCGGCGCGTCGCTGGACGTCCCGCGCGGCACCGTGCACGGCCTGATCGGCCAGAATGGCGCGGGCAAGTCGACGCTGATCCGGATTCTCGCCGGCATCGACGCGGCCGACGCCGGCACGCTCGAGATCGACGGTGTCGCGCGGCCGCTCGCCGCCGACGGGTCGCACGCGCCGTCGTCCGGCATCGAATTCATTCACCAGGAGCGCCTGCTGCCGGCCACCTTCACGGTCGCCGAAGCGCTGGCGCTCGGCCGCGAGCCGGCGTTCGGCGCCGGGGTGCCCGGGCTGCTCGACATGCGGCGCATGCGACGCACGGCGCACGATGCGTTGCAGCGGCATTTCGGCATCGCGCTGCCGCCGGACCGGCTGATCGCCGAGCTCAGCGTCGCCGAGCGGCAGATCGTGCAGATCACGCGTGCGCTGATGCGCGACCCGCGCATCCTCGTGCTCGACGAGCCGACCGCCGCGCTCGTGAGCCGCGAGGTCGACCGGCTGCTGCAGACGCTGGACCGTCTGCGGCAGCGCGGACTGACGATCCTCTACGTATCGCACTACCTGGACGAGATCGCGACGCTGTGCGATCGCGTGACCGTACTGCGCGACGGCGTCGACGTCGCGCACGTCGACGCGCGCACCACGTCGACGGAAGCGCTCGTCGCGGCGATGCTCGGCACGGACGCCGCGTCGCGCCCGCGCGGGCCGTCCCGCGTGCCCGGTGAGCCGGTGCTGCAGGTGACCGGGTTATCCGTGCGCGGTCGTTTCGACGACGTGTCGTTCGACGTGCGGCGCGGCGAGATCGTCGGCATGACTGGGCTGCTCGGCTCCGGCGGCAAGCAGGTCGTGCGCAGCCTGTTCGGCCTGGAGCGCGGCATGCGCGGCGAGATCGGCATCGACGGCCGCGTGGCCCGGCTGCGCGGCCCGCGCGACGCGGTCCGGCACGGCATCGCGTTCGTGCCCGAAGACCGCCGCTCGCACGGCGTCGCGCCGGCGCTGTCGGTGCGCGAGAACGTCACGCTCGCGAGCCTCGGGCGGTTCAGCCGCGCCGGCCTGCTTGCGCGGCGCCGGGAGGACGACGCGGTGCGGCGGCTGATCGCGGACCTGGGCATCCGGACGCCGGGCCCGGACGCGCCGGTGCGCCAACTGTCCGGCGGCAACCAGCAGAAGGTCGCGCTCGCAAAATGGCTGAGCCGCGGCGCCGAGCGGACCTCCCCTGTGTACCTGCTCGACGAGCCGACGGTGGGCGTCGATATCGGCGCCAAGGCGGAAATCTACCGGCTGCTCGACCGGCTCGCGCGCGACGGGGCCGCAATCCTGCTGTTTTCCAGCGACCTGCTCGAACTGCTTGAGCTCACCGACCGCGTGCTCGTGATGGCGCGCGGCCGGATCGTGCACGAGGTCGCGACGCGCGACACCACTCGCCAGGACCTGCTCGCGTGGGCGAGCGGCGCGCGCGGCCGCACGCCGCCACGGGAGATCGCCGCATGA
- a CDS encoding ABC transporter permease subunit (The N-terminal region of this protein, as described by TIGR01726, is a three transmembrane segment that identifies a subfamily of ABC transporter permease subunits, which specificities that include histidine, arginine, glutamine, glutamate, L-cystine (sic), the opines (in Agrobacterium) octopine and nopaline, etc.): MSFSLPFLLDTVMPKLLAAVPTTLALMLSSGVASALLGIPLALAAGARHAPLRWSARGWIMLIRGTPLLVQLYLLYYGFGQIVPREWMRDSWASPLLRDAFWYAVVALSVNESAYVATILRGAIAGVPAGEIEAGYAYGMTRAGVLRRIVGPRAWRLALPALTGEAILLLKSTVLASTITVFDVMGTANTLRFETLRVYEPLAGAALVYVVLVALLTIPAARLERRLNRYLTRESDDRAPARARNASSGVWAAPN, translated from the coding sequence ATGAGCTTCTCGCTGCCGTTCCTGCTCGATACGGTGATGCCGAAGCTGCTCGCCGCAGTACCGACGACGCTCGCGCTGATGCTGTCGTCCGGCGTGGCCAGCGCGCTGCTCGGCATTCCGCTCGCGCTCGCCGCCGGCGCTCGCCACGCGCCGCTTCGCTGGTCCGCGCGCGGCTGGATCATGCTGATTCGCGGCACACCGCTGCTGGTGCAGCTTTATCTGCTGTACTACGGATTCGGCCAGATCGTGCCGCGCGAATGGATGCGCGACAGCTGGGCGTCGCCATTGTTGCGCGATGCGTTCTGGTATGCCGTCGTCGCGTTGAGCGTAAATGAAAGCGCGTATGTCGCGACGATCCTGCGCGGCGCGATCGCCGGCGTGCCGGCCGGCGAGATCGAGGCCGGCTACGCGTACGGAATGACGCGCGCCGGTGTGCTGCGCCGCATCGTCGGCCCGCGCGCGTGGCGGCTCGCGCTGCCCGCGCTCACCGGCGAAGCGATCCTGCTGCTGAAATCGACCGTCCTCGCGTCGACCATCACGGTGTTCGACGTGATGGGCACGGCCAACACGCTGCGCTTCGAGACGTTGCGCGTGTACGAGCCGCTGGCCGGCGCGGCGCTCGTCTATGTCGTGCTGGTCGCGCTGCTGACGATTCCTGCCGCCCGTCTCGAGAGACGCCTCAACCGCTACCTGACGCGCGAGTCGGACGACCGCGCACCCGCGCGCGCACGTAACGCGTCGTCGGGCGTGTGGGCGGCACCCAACTGA
- a CDS encoding sugar ABC transporter substrate-binding protein, whose translation MLLALAATGAFSPVRAQGDAPAGAAVPSLKGKRIGITAIGTDHYWDLKAYQGAIDEVKRLGGTPIALDAGRNDNRQIAQIQTLIAQKPDAIIEQLGTATVLEPWLQKIRQAGIPLFTIDTASPSSLNVTTSDNFFIGEQLALKLVNDIHGEGNILVFNGFYGVPVCAIRYDQLKAVLKYYPKVKIIQPELRDVIPNTVQSAYAQVSQLLGKYPKGQIAAIWAAWDVPQVGATQAVDAARRSEIKTYAVDGSPDVVALVKDPKSSAAAVVAQQPALIGKTAVDNVARYLAGDRALPPYTYVPSLLVTKDNAGTAQQTLGQTGPQ comes from the coding sequence ATGCTACTGGCGCTCGCGGCCACCGGCGCCTTCTCTCCGGTCCGCGCTCAAGGCGACGCGCCGGCCGGTGCCGCGGTGCCGTCGCTGAAAGGCAAGCGGATCGGCATCACCGCGATCGGCACCGATCACTACTGGGACCTGAAGGCCTACCAGGGCGCGATCGACGAAGTGAAACGCCTGGGCGGCACGCCGATCGCGCTCGATGCCGGCCGCAACGACAACCGGCAGATCGCGCAGATCCAGACGCTGATCGCGCAGAAGCCGGACGCCATCATCGAGCAGCTCGGCACGGCGACCGTGCTGGAGCCGTGGCTGCAGAAGATCCGGCAGGCCGGCATTCCGCTGTTCACGATCGACACGGCCTCGCCGTCGAGCCTGAACGTCACGACCTCGGACAACTTCTTCATCGGCGAGCAGCTCGCGCTGAAGCTCGTCAACGACATCCACGGCGAAGGCAACATCCTCGTGTTCAACGGCTTCTACGGCGTGCCGGTGTGCGCGATCCGCTACGACCAGTTGAAGGCCGTGCTGAAGTATTACCCGAAGGTGAAGATCATCCAGCCCGAGCTGCGCGACGTAATTCCGAACACGGTCCAGAGCGCGTACGCGCAGGTGAGCCAGCTGCTCGGCAAGTATCCGAAAGGACAGATCGCCGCGATCTGGGCCGCGTGGGACGTGCCGCAGGTCGGCGCGACGCAGGCCGTCGACGCCGCGCGCCGCAGCGAGATCAAGACCTACGCGGTGGACGGCAGCCCCGACGTCGTCGCGCTCGTGAAGGACCCGAAATCGAGCGCGGCCGCCGTGGTCGCGCAGCAGCCCGCGCTGATCGGCAAGACGGCGGTCGACAACGTCGCGCGCTACCTGGCCGGAGACCGCGCGCTGCCGCCCTATACGTACGTGCCGTCGCTGCTCGTCACGAAGGACAACGCCGGCACGGCGCAACAGACGCTCGGGCAGACGGGGCCGCAATGA
- a CDS encoding LLM class flavin-dependent oxidoreductase codes for MSDPRPLLFSLYEQASVGCGGAPSLWTHPADERLRANTLAYWSDLARKAEQADLDMLFFADVLGLYDVYGGSADAALQWAVESPANDPMMLIPALVAQTERLAFGVTASTTYEHPFALARRFSTLDHLSNGRIGWNIVTSYLTSAARNFGLDRMIGHDERYARAEEFLDVVYKLWEGSWADDAVVADKHALRYARGDRVLPIAHEGAHYRVHGPHVCAPSPQRSPVLIQAGWSGRGREFAAKHAEVVFVAKSNPHEIRAGLDEIRRLAVENGRAADDVKALTVLRIVTARSSSDAKEKYHALQQHYHLQAQLVSYAGDTGIDIDRYADDEPLTTQTEGLTSYVVRPDGSGKPLTAGDVRRKFASVTRGTDLILVGSPDEVADRLAEHAQQSTTSGYMLNPLISPGTLDDFAELIVPELKKRGLYRTQPPSGTFRSRLGGGDRLPDSAYGASFRQSAASGR; via the coding sequence ATGTCCGATCCTCGCCCCCTGCTGTTTTCCCTCTATGAACAAGCCAGCGTCGGCTGCGGCGGCGCGCCGAGCCTCTGGACCCATCCCGCCGACGAACGGCTGCGCGCCAATACGCTCGCGTACTGGTCGGACCTCGCGCGCAAGGCCGAGCAGGCCGATCTCGACATGCTGTTCTTCGCGGACGTGCTCGGCCTGTACGACGTGTACGGCGGGTCGGCCGACGCCGCACTGCAGTGGGCGGTGGAGTCGCCCGCGAACGATCCGATGATGCTGATCCCGGCACTCGTCGCGCAGACCGAGCGGCTGGCGTTCGGCGTGACCGCGAGCACGACCTACGAGCATCCGTTCGCGCTCGCGCGCCGCTTCAGCACGCTCGATCACCTGAGCAACGGCCGGATCGGCTGGAACATCGTGACGTCCTACCTGACGAGCGCGGCGCGCAATTTCGGGCTAGACCGGATGATCGGCCACGACGAACGCTACGCACGCGCGGAGGAGTTTCTCGATGTCGTGTACAAGCTGTGGGAAGGCAGCTGGGCGGACGACGCGGTCGTCGCGGACAAGCACGCGCTGCGCTATGCGCGCGGCGACCGCGTGCTGCCGATCGCGCACGAAGGCGCGCACTATCGCGTGCATGGCCCGCACGTGTGCGCGCCGTCGCCGCAGCGCTCGCCGGTGCTGATTCAGGCCGGCTGGTCCGGGCGCGGACGGGAATTCGCGGCGAAGCACGCCGAAGTGGTGTTCGTCGCGAAGTCGAATCCGCACGAGATCCGCGCAGGCCTCGACGAGATTCGCCGGCTTGCAGTCGAAAACGGCCGCGCGGCGGACGACGTGAAGGCGCTGACGGTGCTTCGGATCGTGACGGCGCGCTCGTCGAGCGACGCGAAGGAGAAATACCATGCGCTGCAGCAGCACTATCACCTGCAGGCGCAGCTCGTCAGCTACGCGGGCGACACGGGCATCGACATCGATCGTTATGCGGACGACGAGCCGCTGACGACGCAGACGGAAGGGCTGACGTCCTACGTGGTGCGACCGGACGGCAGCGGCAAGCCGCTGACGGCCGGCGACGTGCGGCGCAAGTTCGCGAGCGTTACGCGCGGCACCGACCTGATTCTCGTCGGGTCGCCGGATGAAGTCGCGGACCGGCTTGCCGAGCACGCGCAGCAGTCGACGACGAGCGGCTACATGCTCAATCCGCTGATCAGCCCCGGTACGCTCGACGATTTCGCCGAACTGATCGTGCCGGAATTGAAGAAGCGCGGCCTGTACCGGACGCAGCCGCCGAGCGGGACGTTCCGCTCGCGCCTGGGCGGCGGCGATCGCCTGCCGGACAGTGCGTATGGCGCGTCGTTCCGGCAGTCCGCAGCGTCCGGGCGCTGA
- a CDS encoding ABC transporter permease, with protein MTEWTDRLQRFSLVAALVAVFAFFAVCAPGFARPANLADVLTNNFALLAIAALGMTLALSIGAVDLSLGTAIDFASLVFVQLCAQQVGVLPALAGGLCAALLVGAFNGALIAGLGIAPFLATLGTLFIGQTVQQLATGGGQPVYLLNAALPPLFGALAHGTFAGVPVPLWIVGALAVAVHVALAHSTFGRRSIALGAQAGVARYSGLPVAATIVVTCVASALVYGVVGLLLSSTVKAYVPQAGNGFLLNAIGATFIGTTLSPMRRPGVTGTLFGVLLISLVANGLLLIGWNFYWQQVATGALILAVLALSFATRRSRAA; from the coding sequence ATGACTGAATGGACCGACCGCTTGCAGCGGTTCTCGCTCGTGGCCGCGCTCGTCGCGGTGTTCGCGTTCTTCGCGGTGTGCGCGCCCGGGTTCGCGCGGCCCGCCAACCTTGCCGACGTGCTGACCAACAACTTCGCACTGCTGGCGATTGCCGCGCTCGGCATGACGCTCGCGCTGTCGATCGGCGCGGTCGACCTGTCGCTCGGCACCGCGATCGACTTCGCCAGCCTCGTGTTCGTGCAACTGTGCGCGCAGCAGGTCGGCGTGCTGCCCGCGCTCGCGGGCGGTCTTTGCGCGGCACTACTGGTCGGCGCGTTCAACGGCGCGCTGATCGCCGGGCTCGGCATCGCGCCGTTTCTCGCGACGCTCGGCACGCTGTTCATCGGCCAGACCGTCCAGCAACTCGCCACCGGCGGCGGCCAGCCCGTCTACCTGCTGAATGCGGCGTTGCCGCCGCTGTTCGGGGCGCTCGCGCACGGCACGTTCGCCGGCGTGCCGGTGCCGCTGTGGATCGTCGGCGCGCTGGCCGTCGCCGTGCATGTCGCGCTCGCGCACTCCACGTTCGGGCGGCGCAGCATCGCGCTCGGCGCGCAGGCCGGCGTGGCGCGCTACTCGGGCCTGCCGGTCGCGGCGACCATCGTCGTGACGTGCGTTGCGAGCGCACTGGTCTACGGCGTGGTCGGCCTGCTGCTGTCGTCGACGGTCAAGGCCTACGTGCCGCAAGCCGGCAACGGTTTCCTGCTGAACGCGATCGGCGCGACGTTCATCGGCACGACGCTGTCGCCGATGCGCCGCCCCGGCGTGACCGGCACGCTGTTCGGCGTGCTGCTGATCAGCCTGGTCGCCAACGGGCTGCTGCTGATCGGCTGGAATTTCTACTGGCAGCAGGTGGCCACCGGCGCGCTGATCCTCGCCGTGCTCGCGCTGAGCTTCGCGACACGGCGCAGCCGCGCCGCTTGA
- a CDS encoding ABC transporter permease: MKPVSTSVLPDALPGERAGRPAPARIRTALERTGILLVLAVLVVVFAFREPAFLNLDNLFSILQAVSIVALLGIGVTITLAAGGFDLSVGSVAASAQMAASYVLVVWHGGTLAAVAACVALGVAAGLFNGLLITRLRVPDQLATLGTLFLLAGLQLIPTGGRSLATGSVLPDGTDATGVFPAAFLALGRLRLFDVVPLPVLLLAAVTVLACVAMEATRWGRVIYAIGGNETAARLAGAPAACYRVAAYVVSGAIASLGGVLIAARVGRGDASAGHSLLLDAVAAALVGYAVWGAKRPNVFGTVVGAVFVGVLLNGLTMLNAPYYMQDFIKGVLLVLALAFTFGIGRRADARA; encoded by the coding sequence ATGAAACCCGTTTCCACTTCCGTCTTGCCCGATGCATTGCCTGGCGAACGGGCCGGCCGTCCCGCGCCGGCCCGCATTCGCACTGCGCTCGAACGCACGGGCATCCTGCTCGTGCTGGCCGTTCTCGTCGTCGTGTTCGCGTTCAGGGAGCCCGCGTTCCTGAACCTCGACAACCTGTTCAGCATCCTTCAGGCGGTGTCGATCGTCGCGCTGCTCGGCATCGGCGTGACGATCACGCTCGCGGCCGGCGGCTTCGACCTGTCGGTGGGCAGCGTGGCCGCGTCCGCGCAGATGGCCGCCAGCTACGTGCTGGTCGTCTGGCACGGCGGCACGCTGGCGGCGGTGGCCGCCTGCGTCGCGCTCGGCGTGGCCGCCGGGTTGTTCAACGGCCTGCTGATTACGCGGCTGCGCGTGCCCGACCAGCTCGCGACGCTCGGCACGCTGTTCCTGCTGGCAGGCCTGCAACTGATCCCGACCGGCGGCCGATCGCTCGCGACCGGTTCGGTGCTGCCCGACGGCACGGACGCGACGGGCGTGTTCCCCGCCGCGTTTCTCGCGCTCGGGCGCCTGCGCCTGTTCGACGTCGTGCCGTTGCCGGTGCTGCTGCTCGCGGCGGTGACGGTGCTGGCCTGCGTCGCGATGGAAGCGACGCGCTGGGGCCGCGTGATTTACGCGATCGGCGGCAACGAAACGGCCGCGCGGCTCGCCGGCGCGCCGGCCGCATGCTACCGGGTCGCCGCGTATGTCGTGTCGGGCGCGATCGCGTCGCTGGGCGGCGTGCTGATCGCCGCGCGGGTCGGACGCGGCGACGCGAGCGCCGGGCATTCGCTGCTGCTCGACGCGGTGGCCGCCGCGCTGGTGGGTTACGCCGTGTGGGGGGCCAAGCGGCCGAACGTGTTCGGCACGGTCGTGGGCGCGGTGTTCGTCGGCGTGCTGCTCAACGGGCTGACGATGCTGAACGCGCCTTACTACATGCAGGACTTCATCAAGGGCGTGTTGCTGGTGCTCGCGCTGGCGTTCACGTTCGGCATCGGTCGCCGTGCGGACGCGCGTGCGTGA
- a CDS encoding sugar ABC transporter ATP-binding protein: protein MSAGAANRPRRSPASPVLSAAGVAKRFDATVALAALDLSIGAGEVVALMGANGAGKSTFVKILSGVIRPDGGTLTLRGAPYRPASPHAAKRLGVATVHQSVADAVVPTLSIADNLLLDRLCDPASPWRVPPAARRAAARPLAERVGLDADLSAPLASLSLADQQRVTLARALAGQPGLLILDEPTASLSAPEAERLFGLLDALRDDGVAILLVSHRLGDLRRIADRVAIVRDGRIVADLAAPVDFDAAVETMIGRPLPKARAADAGRAASSPEAGLSLRNLRLSPVSAPFDLDVRRGEIVAIAGPVGGGKSRLANAIFGAVRAAAGEMTLDGRPWRPRSPADAIRAGVFLAGEDRWRTSLFPDSVPFASIAGTISFPFLSRWFAGGALRPARERAAAAAAIAAFGIRCTGADDRLVRLSGGNQQKVVLARWHAERARLLLLDEPFQGIDAGARADIVDTLRRHAHERATLVFVSDFEEAAEIADRIVRFDRATLDHPLSSFS from the coding sequence ATGAGCGCAGGCGCCGCAAATCGACCGCGCCGATCACCGGCGTCGCCCGTCCTGAGCGCCGCCGGCGTCGCGAAACGGTTCGACGCGACCGTCGCGCTGGCGGCGCTCGACCTGTCGATCGGCGCCGGTGAAGTCGTCGCGCTGATGGGCGCGAACGGCGCCGGCAAATCGACTTTCGTGAAGATCCTGAGCGGCGTGATCCGGCCCGACGGCGGCACGTTGACGCTGCGCGGCGCACCCTATCGGCCGGCTTCGCCGCACGCGGCGAAGCGGCTCGGGGTCGCCACCGTGCACCAGTCGGTCGCCGACGCCGTCGTGCCGACGCTGTCGATTGCCGACAACCTGCTGCTCGACCGACTGTGCGATCCGGCCTCGCCGTGGCGCGTGCCGCCGGCCGCGCGGCGCGCCGCGGCGCGGCCGCTCGCCGAGCGCGTCGGGCTCGACGCCGATCTGTCGGCGCCGCTCGCGTCGCTGTCGCTGGCCGATCAGCAGCGCGTGACGCTGGCGCGCGCGCTCGCCGGGCAGCCCGGCCTGCTGATCCTCGACGAGCCGACCGCGAGCCTGTCCGCGCCGGAAGCGGAGCGGCTGTTCGGGCTGCTGGACGCGTTGCGCGACGACGGCGTCGCGATCCTGCTGGTATCGCACCGGCTCGGCGACTTGCGCCGCATCGCCGATCGTGTGGCGATCGTCCGCGACGGCCGGATCGTCGCCGATCTGGCCGCGCCGGTCGACTTCGATGCCGCGGTGGAAACGATGATCGGGCGGCCGTTGCCGAAAGCGCGCGCGGCTGACGCGGGCCGCGCCGCGTCGTCGCCCGAAGCGGGCCTCAGCCTGCGAAACCTCCGGCTGTCGCCGGTCAGTGCGCCGTTCGATCTCGACGTCCGGCGCGGCGAGATCGTCGCGATCGCGGGCCCGGTCGGCGGCGGCAAGTCGCGCCTTGCCAATGCGATCTTCGGCGCAGTGCGTGCGGCCGCCGGCGAGATGACGCTCGACGGCCGGCCATGGCGGCCGCGCTCGCCGGCCGACGCCATTCGCGCCGGCGTGTTCCTGGCCGGCGAGGACCGCTGGCGCACGTCGTTGTTTCCCGACAGCGTGCCGTTCGCGTCGATCGCCGGCACGATCAGCTTTCCGTTCCTGTCGCGCTGGTTTGCGGGCGGCGCGCTGCGGCCGGCCCGCGAACGCGCCGCCGCCGCGGCCGCGATTGCCGCCTTCGGCATCCGCTGCACGGGCGCGGACGACCGGCTCGTGCGCCTGTCCGGCGGCAACCAGCAGAAAGTCGTGCTCGCGCGCTGGCACGCGGAACGCGCGCGGCTGTTGCTGCTCGACGAACCGTTCCAGGGCATCGATGCCGGCGCGCGCGCCGATATCGTCGATACGCTGCGGCGCCACGCGCACGAGCGCGCGACGCTCGTGTTCGTCAGCGATTTCGAAGAAGCAGCCGAAATCGCCGATCGCATCGTGCGGTTCGATCGCGCCACGCTCGACCATCCGCTTTCGTCTTTCTCCTGA
- a CDS encoding ABC transporter permease, producing MAADDSLLALLAFDDGGYGRIFASAFALTLGVAAASFGVGTLLGIAGALGKLSRHAPLAWFIRLYTTLVRALPELLCLLLAFYAIAPAVEAVLRRGGLVPDGFAFPPFLVAALSLGFIQGAYLTDIFRAALVNVPVGQIEAAHAYGMTPWQTLRRIRLPAAARLALPGVGNVWLNATKDASFISVLGSFTDLLKASQLAAGATRHYVFFYLVTAALFLLLSVTSTGLFAALERYANRGATSATA from the coding sequence ATGGCCGCGGACGATTCGCTGCTGGCGCTGCTCGCATTCGACGACGGCGGTTACGGCCGCATCTTCGCGAGCGCGTTCGCGCTGACGCTCGGCGTCGCGGCCGCGTCGTTCGGCGTCGGCACGCTGCTCGGCATCGCCGGCGCGCTCGGCAAGCTGTCGCGGCACGCGCCGCTCGCGTGGTTCATCCGGCTCTACACGACACTCGTGCGCGCGCTGCCCGAGCTGTTGTGCCTGCTGCTCGCGTTCTATGCGATCGCGCCCGCCGTCGAAGCCGTGCTGCGCCGCGGCGGCCTGGTGCCTGACGGCTTCGCGTTTCCGCCGTTCCTCGTCGCCGCTCTGTCGCTCGGTTTCATCCAGGGCGCCTATCTGACCGACATCTTCCGCGCGGCGCTCGTCAACGTGCCGGTCGGCCAGATCGAGGCCGCGCACGCGTACGGGATGACGCCGTGGCAGACGTTGCGACGCATCCGGCTGCCGGCCGCGGCGCGGCTCGCGCTGCCCGGTGTCGGCAACGTATGGCTGAACGCGACCAAGGATGCGTCGTTCATCAGCGTGCTCGGATCGTTTACGGATCTGCTGAAGGCGAGCCAGCTCGCCGCCGGCGCGACCCGGCACTACGTGTTCTTCTATCTGGTCACGGCGGCGCTGTTCCTGCTGCTGAGCGTCACGTCGACGGGGCTGTTCGCCGCGCTCGAACGGTACGCGAACCGTGGCGCAACGAGCGCAACCGCATGA